A single region of the Methanomassiliicoccales archaeon genome encodes:
- the bcp gene encoding thioredoxin-dependent thiol peroxidase, with translation MARLDVGDKAPDFCLLDMNGKEICLSNLKGEFAVVYFYPKDMTSGCTKEAHDFTEQLDKFKSVNVPVVGISPDSPDRHRKFIEKNDLTITLLSDEGHEVLERYGVWQKKNMYGKEFWGVVRTTFIIDPKGNIAASWHKVKVPGHVDDVLSRLLTLLK, from the coding sequence ATGGCTCGACTTGATGTGGGGGACAAAGCCCCTGATTTCTGTCTCCTGGACATGAATGGGAAAGAGATCTGCCTTTCCAACCTGAAGGGTGAATTTGCCGTGGTCTATTTCTATCCAAAGGACATGACAAGTGGCTGCACGAAGGAAGCACACGACTTCACCGAACAGCTGGATAAGTTCAAGTCCGTCAATGTCCCGGTCGTAGGAATAAGTCCTGATTCGCCTGATAGGCACAGGAAGTTCATCGAGAAGAATGACCTAACGATCACCCTGCTATCAGATGAGGGACACGAGGTCCTTGAGAGATACGGAGTCTGGCAGAAGAAGAACATGTATGGCAAGGAGTTCTGGGGCGTTGTGAGGACAACATTCATAATCGACCCGAAAGGAAATATCGCAGCCTCCTGGCATAAGGTGAAGGTACCTGGGCATGTTGACGATGTGCTCTCAAGATTGCTTACACTATTGAAATGA
- a CDS encoding mechanosensitive ion channel family protein — MSEEEIQKPLVSRMEFIILALIGVMILIFILMNAGIILTSISERGKGFINLGLTAGIVLSITWFFLQIGGKVFVRYMVTSTRKEAEARSTWKIISYIIWALVIIGLLFGVISDPNSWAIILGLFAAAMAFVLQQPLLNIVGWLFISTRSIYRIGDRVSIAGVNGYVIDISTIQTEIREFGDWMAGDTFTGRIVSIPNGFMFSHPIYNYTRDLPLIWDEISILVTYESDTDIAVKLITEAANEVVGDLMIRKFDEYKDKMELNDLRTEIPRQPQVRMKFADSGVNLYVIYLCQASTRRRVHSEITRRIWSKFNQDEKVEIAYPHTQILGGISTNEKSGVNEEMRRKGT; from the coding sequence TTGAGCGAAGAGGAGATTCAGAAACCCCTCGTATCGAGGATGGAATTCATTATTTTAGCACTAATAGGCGTGATGATTCTAATCTTCATATTGATGAACGCTGGGATCATTCTTACATCCATCTCTGAAAGAGGCAAGGGATTCATCAATCTGGGACTGACAGCTGGAATCGTCCTCTCGATCACATGGTTTTTCCTGCAGATCGGGGGGAAGGTCTTCGTAAGGTACATGGTCACTTCGACGAGGAAAGAGGCAGAGGCCAGATCTACCTGGAAGATCATCAGCTACATAATTTGGGCTTTAGTGATAATAGGCCTGCTATTTGGCGTTATAAGCGATCCTAACTCTTGGGCAATCATTCTGGGTCTATTTGCGGCGGCAATGGCCTTCGTCCTCCAGCAACCGCTACTGAACATTGTCGGATGGTTGTTCATCTCAACGAGATCGATATACAGAATCGGTGATAGAGTCTCGATAGCGGGTGTGAATGGTTATGTTATCGACATAAGCACCATTCAAACCGAGATTAGAGAGTTCGGTGATTGGATGGCGGGAGACACATTCACTGGGAGGATAGTCTCAATTCCGAATGGTTTCATGTTCTCCCACCCCATATATAATTACACCCGGGACTTACCACTAATATGGGACGAGATCTCCATCCTGGTCACCTACGAAAGTGATACCGATATTGCCGTCAAACTCATCACTGAGGCTGCAAACGAGGTTGTCGGAGACCTCATGATCCGCAAGTTTGATGAATATAAGGACAAAATGGAACTGAACGACCTCCGGACAGAGATCCCGAGACAACCACAGGTGCGAATGAAGTTCGCGGATTCTGGAGTGAATTTATACGTGATATACCTGTGTCAAGCGTCAACCAGAAGACGAGTGCACTCGGAGATCACAAGGAGAATATGGAGTAAGTTCAATCAGGATGAGAAGGTGGAAATAGCCTATCCACATACCCAGATCCTGGGAGGCATATCAACGAATGAAAAATCTGGGGTAAATGAGGAGATGAGGAGAAAGGGTACCTGA